A window of Pseudomonas guangdongensis contains these coding sequences:
- the paaN gene encoding phenylacetic acid degradation protein PaaN, translating into MPASVSALDLFARHQPLLDRAIAAIASREHWTPYPESQRPYGEEAAAAGPANFAALQGRHFELACPAVAGRVGGERSPYGFDLGISYDQPDTDALLSHLQAQLPAWRVAGPQAWIGVCLEILQRLNAQSFDFAHAAVHTTGQGLPMAFQATGPHAQDRGLEAVAQAWKLLREVPQTARWTKPQGKLDPLVVDKRFHIVPRGIALVIACATFPTWNTYPGLFASLATGNPVLVKPHPGAILPVAMTVRVCQQVLAEAGFDPALVSLVPDSLDAPVAKQLALDPRIKVIDFTGSSAFGNWLEDHARQAQVFTEKAGLNSVVIDSVTDLKAVARNLAFSLSLYSGQMCTAPQAIYVPRGGIRTAEGVLGFDEVAQALAGAVSKFLADNERACTVLGCIQSEATLARIDACRALGEVLLDSEARVHPEYPEARVRTPLLLKVDASAREAYAEERFGPIGFVIATDDTAHSLQLVRETLSEKGALTLAVYSTDAQVLEQAEELAQDVGVALSVNLDNGLFVNQSAAFSDFHGTGANPAANAALTDAAFVARRFVVVQSRRHVAGA; encoded by the coding sequence GTGCCCGCTTCCGTTTCCGCTCTCGACCTGTTCGCCCGCCACCAGCCGCTGCTCGACCGCGCCATCGCCGCCATCGCCAGCCGCGAGCACTGGACGCCCTACCCGGAAAGCCAGCGTCCCTACGGCGAGGAGGCCGCCGCCGCCGGCCCGGCCAACTTCGCCGCGCTGCAGGGCCGCCACTTCGAACTGGCCTGCCCGGCGGTCGCCGGCCGCGTCGGCGGCGAGCGCTCGCCCTACGGCTTCGACCTGGGCATCAGCTACGACCAGCCGGACACCGACGCCCTGCTGAGTCATCTGCAGGCGCAGTTGCCGGCCTGGCGCGTCGCCGGTCCGCAGGCGTGGATCGGCGTGTGCCTGGAAATCCTCCAGCGCCTCAACGCGCAGAGCTTCGACTTCGCCCACGCCGCCGTGCACACCACCGGGCAGGGCCTGCCGATGGCCTTCCAGGCCACCGGCCCGCACGCCCAGGATCGCGGTCTGGAAGCGGTGGCCCAGGCCTGGAAGCTGCTGCGCGAGGTGCCGCAAACGGCGCGCTGGACCAAGCCGCAGGGCAAGCTCGACCCGCTGGTGGTCGACAAGCGCTTCCACATCGTGCCGCGCGGCATCGCCCTGGTGATCGCCTGCGCGACCTTCCCGACCTGGAACACCTATCCGGGCCTGTTCGCCAGCCTGGCCACCGGCAACCCGGTGCTGGTCAAGCCGCACCCCGGCGCCATCCTGCCGGTGGCGATGACCGTGCGGGTCTGCCAGCAGGTGCTCGCCGAGGCCGGCTTCGACCCGGCGCTGGTCAGCCTGGTGCCGGACAGCCTCGACGCCCCGGTGGCCAAGCAACTGGCCCTCGACCCGCGCATCAAGGTGATCGACTTCACCGGCTCCAGCGCCTTCGGCAACTGGCTGGAGGACCACGCCCGCCAGGCCCAGGTGTTCACCGAGAAGGCCGGCCTGAACAGCGTGGTGATCGACAGCGTGACCGATCTGAAGGCGGTGGCGCGCAACCTGGCGTTCAGCCTCAGCCTGTATTCCGGGCAGATGTGCACCGCGCCGCAGGCCATCTACGTGCCGCGCGGCGGCATCCGCACCGCCGAGGGCGTGCTCGGCTTCGACGAGGTGGCGCAGGCGCTGGCCGGCGCGGTGAGCAAGTTCCTCGCCGACAACGAGCGCGCCTGCACGGTGCTCGGCTGCATCCAGTCCGAGGCCACCCTGGCGCGCATCGATGCCTGCCGCGCGCTCGGCGAGGTGCTGCTGGACAGCGAGGCGCGTGTGCATCCCGAGTACCCCGAGGCGCGCGTGCGCACCCCGCTGCTGCTCAAGGTCGACGCCAGCGCCCGCGAAGCCTACGCGGAGGAGCGCTTCGGCCCGATCGGCTTCGTCATCGCCACCGACGACACCGCCCACAGCCTGCAGCTGGTGCGCGAGACCCTCAGCGAGAAGGGCGCGCTGACCCTGGCGGTATACTCGACCGACGCGCAAGTGCTGGAGCAGGCCGAGGAACTGGCGCAGGATGTCGGCGTGGCGCTGTCGGTCAATCTGGACAACGGCCTGTTCGTCAACCAGTCGGCGGCGTTCAGCGACTTCCACGGCACCGGCGCCAACCCGGCGGCGAATGCCGCGCTGACCGACGCGGCCTTCGTCGCCCGGCGCTTCGTGGTGGTGCAGAGCCGCCGCCACGTCGCCGGCGCATAA
- the feaR gene encoding transcriptional regulator FeaR, whose translation MNSRHMARDQALDGWLQRVNELCGRFCAKALGDAFAGRIEQYQSGALQMSFNDIAHARLYRTERELAAGEDKGYFAVFQLEGRAQMAQDTQRIVLAPGDITLIDAARPSEFEYGESSRQLSLILPREVVERSLRFSGVRSCARIAAHTPVAVLANSLVRESARQEGLSLAESEATLDALLSLLRPALAGVDSDDDPHERLFRRAVTLIDRRLCEPELSPELIAREIGVSLRGLYRMFARRQLVVAQYIRNRRLDFCAEALRHAGSELKLSALGYAWGFSDSSYFSTAFKARFGVSPGEYRKRYRPEA comes from the coding sequence ATGAACAGCAGGCACATGGCGCGGGACCAGGCGCTCGACGGCTGGCTGCAGCGCGTCAACGAGCTGTGCGGGCGCTTCTGCGCCAAGGCGCTGGGCGACGCGTTCGCCGGGCGCATCGAGCAGTACCAGAGCGGCGCGCTGCAGATGTCGTTCAACGACATCGCCCACGCGCGGCTGTACCGCACCGAGCGCGAGCTGGCCGCCGGCGAGGACAAGGGCTACTTCGCGGTGTTCCAGCTCGAAGGCCGCGCGCAGATGGCCCAGGACACCCAGCGCATCGTCCTCGCTCCCGGCGACATCACCCTGATCGATGCGGCGCGGCCCAGCGAGTTCGAGTACGGCGAGAGTTCGCGCCAGCTCAGCCTGATCCTGCCGCGCGAGGTGGTCGAGCGCAGCCTGCGCTTCTCCGGCGTGCGCAGCTGCGCGCGGATCGCCGCGCACACCCCGGTGGCGGTGCTGGCCAACAGTCTGGTGCGCGAGTCGGCGCGCCAGGAAGGGCTGAGCCTGGCGGAGAGCGAGGCGACCCTGGATGCCCTGCTCAGCCTGCTGCGCCCGGCGCTGGCCGGCGTCGACAGCGACGACGATCCGCACGAGCGGCTGTTCCGCCGCGCGGTGACGCTGATCGACCGGCGCCTCTGCGAGCCTGAGCTGAGCCCGGAGCTGATCGCCCGCGAGATCGGCGTGTCGCTGCGCGGCCTGTACCGGATGTTCGCCCGCCGCCAGCTGGTGGTGGCGCAGTACATCCGCAACCGCCGCCTGGACTTCTGCGCCGAGGCGCTGCGCCACGCCGGCAGCGAGCTGAAGCTGTCGGCGCTCGGCTACGCCTGGGGTTTCTCCGACTCCAGCTACTTCTCCACCGCCTTCAAGGCGCGCTTCGGCGTGTCGCCCGGCGAGTACCGCAAGCGCTACCGGCCGGAGGCCTGA
- the paaY gene encoding phenylacetic acid degradation protein PaaY gives MPCYRYAGVTPVVHPTAYVHPTAVLIGDVIVGPGCYVGPLASLRGDFGRIVLEEGANLQDTCVIHGFPESVTRIARNGHVGHGAVLHGCQIGEDAMVGMNAVVMDEAQIAPRSIVAACAFVKAGFACEEQSLVMGAPARVARQLSDKEVAWKQAGTREYQVLAERCLTQLEECAPLAEPEAERPRLPLSEVKPKGVS, from the coding sequence ATGCCCTGCTACCGTTACGCCGGGGTCACCCCGGTGGTGCACCCCACCGCCTACGTCCATCCCACCGCAGTGCTGATCGGCGACGTGATCGTCGGCCCCGGCTGCTACGTCGGTCCGCTGGCCAGCCTGCGCGGCGACTTCGGGCGCATCGTCCTCGAAGAGGGGGCCAACCTGCAGGACACCTGCGTGATCCACGGCTTCCCGGAGAGCGTCACCCGCATCGCCCGCAACGGCCACGTCGGCCACGGCGCGGTGCTGCACGGCTGCCAGATCGGCGAGGACGCCATGGTCGGGATGAACGCGGTGGTGATGGACGAGGCGCAGATCGCGCCGCGCTCCATCGTCGCCGCCTGCGCCTTCGTCAAGGCCGGCTTCGCCTGCGAGGAGCAGTCGCTGGTGATGGGCGCGCCGGCGCGGGTCGCCCGTCAGCTCAGCGACAAGGAAGTGGCCTGGAAGCAGGCCGGTACCCGCGAGTACCAGGTGCTCGCCGAGCGCTGCCTGACCCAGCTGGAGGAGTGCGCGCCGCTCGCCGAGCCGGAAGCCGAGCGGCCGCGTCTGCCGCTCTCCGAGGTCAAGCCCAAGGGCGTGTCCTGA